The nucleotide window TTTTTAAATTTCGAAAAGGTACAGCTAATACAGTAAAAAGGTGAAAGAATTTAATATCATCAATTTTGTTGAAATATTTTTTTGCATCCATTATAGCTTTTTTGTTCAAAATATGGTTCATTTCCCATTTTGTTCTTAAATGGGGTGTTAATTTTCTATATAAATGAAAAATTGGATTATATACAAGCGGTTCATTACATATGATTTTCCCATTTGGTTTAATAACCCTTTTTAATTCTATATATGCTTTGTTTATGTCAAGATGATGTAACATTCCAATGCATGTAATAATATCAAAATAATTATCTGGGAATTCAAGCTTTTCAGCATCCATAATTAAAAAAATTGGCTTCTTTTTGATATTATTATTGGCTGCTGATTTTTTACAATTTTGAATAGAGACATCAGAGATATCTATGCCAAATGAATAAGCATTATTTTTTGCTAAAAAAATAGCCATATCCCCATCTCCACAACAATAATCTAGTGTTTTTTTATTAGAACAGTTTTTAATTAACCAATTATTAACAAAATTTCTACTTTTTCTAGTGATTGAATATATTTTTTTATTTGAAGTTAAGTGTTTATGTTGAGATGCATTCTTTTCTAATTTTTTATCTCTGACTTTGTTATGAAATGTTTTTTCTTCATGTTTTCTTTTTTCCATATTTTTATTTTAAAGATAATTTAATTAATCCAATTAATGCCCCCATGGCATAACCAAAATGACGACAAGCAAAAGTAATAGGCATTAAAATCAAATATTTTATATTTTTTTCTTTATAGGCAATATTAATAGAAAAAAATAGATTTAATAATAAATACAATATAATTATAAACGAGAATAAAAACCAGCTAAAAGAATAAAAAATTCCTAATAATCCAGTAAATGTTAAATACAAAACAAAAATTAAAGGGATATAATGTCTTGCTTTAAAAGGTAATTTAACGAATTTTAATGGATAAATAGACCAAATGCCATCTTGAATATTATGAATAAAAAATTCTTTTAAAGTTGATTTTGGATAGTAGCATGATATTATATCTGGATTTAGAATAATTTTTCCACCAGCTTTTTTTAATCTTATATTTAATTCCATATCCTGACTTCTCACAAGATTTTCGTTAAATAGTCCAATTTTTTTAAATACATCCTTTTGATAACATCCACCAAATACAGTGTCAACTTCTTTAATTTTACTTAATCCTTTTCTAAAATGTGAACCACCTACGCCAAAAAAACCAGAAAGACAAGTAACAATGGCTTTAGCTGAAATAGTATTTTCTCGTGGGATTGTTTTTAATATTCCACCGATATTGTCAGCATTATATTCAATTAAAGTTTCAACGCATTTAGAAACATAATTTTTTTTATATCCAGCATGAGCATCCATTATCATTGTAATTTCTCCTTTTGCTTTTTCTATGCCAATATTTAGCGCAAATGGTTTGGTTATTTTTTTGTTAATTAATAATTGAATAGAATGATATTTTTTAGAATATTCTTTTATGATCGACCTTGTTTTGTCATTACTCATTCCATCAATCACTAAAACTTCTATTTTATTTTTAAGATAGTTTTGCCAAAGAATAGAATCTAGGCATTTTTTAATAAATTTTTCTTCATTTCTGCAAGGAATTATTATTGAAACAAATGGTAATTTATCTTTATTCATATTTATTTTTCAAAAATGATATTTATATTTTTTATTTCAAGCCAGTTTTTTTTGTTTTTAGGTTGATAGTTAATTCCAATACTAATATTAGAAATGCCAGGCCTAAATTTTTTCTTAATAGAATATTTCTTCCATTCAAGAGAATTTATTATGGTTGAATTTCTTTCCCATTCGTCTGTTTTGTCTTGAATAAAAATTGAAGCAGAGGTTTTGTCTGATGATATTCTGGCAAAAACATTGAATGTCGCAATAATATTCTCTGGGCTTTGAATGTTTCCGCCATTAATTCCAAATTGAATAACAGATTGTTCAGAAGTATGTGGTTTTATTAATTGTATTTTTACAATATTATCATTTTTTTCTTTTGTTCTTTGAAAGGAAAAATTTCCTCTATTTCCTGACAAAATTAATGGAGGAGATGTTTTGGTTAATTCTTCCATTGTTATTTTATCAGGTCCACTCCATATAGAAAAATCATTTTTATATTCATCAATTTTTATTAGATTTTTTTTATTTTGTGATATATCTAGTATGAATAATGTTTTTCCATTGTGTTTTATACTTTTTATTTTTTGAGCAGAAGGAAAATATCTATAGATAATTTTTTCATTGTCTGTTAAAACTTGATTTCCATTAATTTTGTCTAAAAGATTAGTTTCTTTTTTTATAAATGATATATTTTTTTTAATTAAGTTTTCATTTAGATATTGTGACTTGTATTTAGCGTCAAATATTCTTTTATATTTTTCATCAAAAAATATTCTATATATCCATAAAATGCGATCTGAATTATTATGTTTGTTCCATTCTTCAATATAGATGCTAAATTTTTTATCTGGAACCATATTTAAAATAGGAGCATTTTGATAAAAGAAATTGGATTCTTCTCTATCAAAATCAGCTTTTTTAAAGGCAAGGCCTCCATTAAAAAATGAAAGTAGAAAAGAAGAAATAAAAATAAATAAAATTAATGATTTGGTTGTTTTTGATATTAAAAGATAAATTAAAGCGCCAAATAAAATTATTGGACCAAATGAATATAATTTATTAATTATTGTTGGATAATTTAATAAGGTTGACCCATAAATATCAAGCGGTTGCAAGTAATTGTAACTATAATTAAATGTTTTTACAGGACTATATTTAATCCCAATTTTAATCCCAAGCACTATTAAAATTAATGTTAAGATTAAAACAATAGTTAGTAAATGCTTGCTGATATTTTTTTTATTCATTTTTGGTTGTATTTTTAATTAAATCAGATAAATATATCGCTAATCCTAGACAAGTAAATACGTAGGCTGTATAAATATAGCTAGGAATAGCTGGTCCATTTGCCTTTAATATGCTTATAATG belongs to Patescibacteria group bacterium and includes:
- a CDS encoding glycosyltransferase family 2 protein, with the protein product MNKDKLPFVSIIIPCRNEEKFIKKCLDSILWQNYLKNKIEVLVIDGMSNDKTRSIIKEYSKKYHSIQLLINKKITKPFALNIGIEKAKGEITMIMDAHAGYKKNYVSKCVETLIEYNADNIGGILKTIPRENTISAKAIVTCLSGFFGVGGSHFRKGLSKIKEVDTVFGGCYQKDVFKKIGLFNENLVRSQDMELNIRLKKAGGKIILNPDIISCYYPKSTLKEFFIHNIQDGIWSIYPLKFVKLPFKARHYIPLIFVLYLTFTGLLGIFYSFSWFLFSFIIILYLLLNLFFSINIAYKEKNIKYLILMPITFACRHFGYAMGALIGLIKLSLK
- a CDS encoding class I SAM-dependent methyltransferase, which translates into the protein MEKRKHEEKTFHNKVRDKKLEKNASQHKHLTSNKKIYSITRKSRNFVNNWLIKNCSNKKTLDYCCGDGDMAIFLAKNNAYSFGIDISDVSIQNCKKSAANNNIKKKPIFLIMDAEKLEFPDNYFDIITCIGMLHHLDINKAYIELKRVIKPNGKIICNEPLVYNPIFHLYRKLTPHLRTKWEMNHILNKKAIMDAKKYFNKIDDIKFFHLFTVLAVPFRNLKIFNFVLTFFEKIDSIILRIPIIKWLAWQTVFILSNPKK